The genome window CGAAGCATATCATATGTGATTAGAAAGTTTGTGTTATCAAGAGTCAAGGCTTACATCACATATTTGCCTGAAGACTATGAAAAAGCTAAGTGCTTAATAAATGCTAAGCCAGTGTTTAGAGAATGTATCGCGTACCCAAGTAACGTTGTATCAGATTTTGATGACCGTGATTGCGAGAGAAAAAAACTTAAGATAATAATGGTGGGTAATAGCGCGGATCCGTCTAATTCTCATGTCGATGTCTTTGATAAACTGGTTGGCAGTAAAGATGAAATATCAAAGCTGATAGTTCCGTTATCGTATGGCGATAAGATTTATGCTGCTGAAATTATTGAAAAGGGTCAAGCTATATTCAAGGATAAGTTCTCCCCGTTGACAGAAATGTTGCCACTGAATGACTATAAAAAAATTCTAAAACAGATTGATTTAGCGTTCTTCAATCATGATAGGCAGCAGGCAATGGGAAATACGATATACCTCCTCTCCTTAGGAAAAACAGTATATATGCGTGAAAATACACCATCATGGCTGTTTTTTGAATCTAAGGGTGTTGTACTAAAAAGCATCAAAGATGATGAATTAGAATATATAGCACCTTCTGAATCGATGAGTAATAAAAGAGCAATTTTCAAATATTTTAATGAAGAAAATTTAGTTAAACAATGGACTGCAATTTTTAACGAATAGAATGAACACGTTTTAATGGGTTACGGGCAGTTTAAATGTGTAGGTTTGAGTCTGTTCGTAATGCTGCACTATATAGTATGGTTTTATGATTAAAACAAAGATTGCAATCAAAAGAATTTCAAGATAGTTAATTTTGCGGAGCGTACTGGTCTCGATTTTGAGTTTGAAAAACTCAGCAGACATTCAGAATCGGAATATATTACTGATGGTCTGCTTAAAATGAATTTCTTCTAAAAGATAGAAGTAACATAAATTTAAAAATAGAATGCCAGATTTATGCTGATAGCTCAGTGAAATGTGGTAAATAATACTCCCGTGTACTTCTTAAAATAGAAGTTGAGTTTTACAAGGAAGAACAATGATCCCATTTAATAAACCACCGGTAATCGGAACTGAGATTGACTATATTTCGAAAGCATTATCATCAAACAAACTCTGCGGTGATGGTGCTTTTGGAAAGTCGTGCCAGAATTGGTTTGAATCTAAGCTTGGTTGTTTCAAAGCTCTGATGGTTCCATCATGTACACATGCTTTAGAACTTGCCGCATTGCTAATCGATCTTCAGCCTGGTGATGAAGTCATCATGCCTAGTTATACTTTTGTAAGTACAGCGAATCCTTTTGTTTTACGAGGTGCAAAGATTATTTTTGTCGATATCGAACCCGATACGATGAATATTGATGTATCAAAAATAGAAAATGCAATTACAACCAAAACAAAAGCTATTGTGCCAGTACATTATGCAGGCGTTTCATGTGACATGGACTCGTTAATGAGCATAGCAAACCAGTATGGTTTAATCGTAATAGAAGATGCGGCTCAAGGGATGCTTTCAACGTATAAAAATCGTCATTTAGGTACTATTGGGCATTTGGCCGCGTTCAGCTTTCATGAGACAAAGAACTATACAAGCGGTGGAGAAGGAGGCCTGATTTTAATTAACGACAGCCGCTTTATTGAGCGTGCTGAAATAATCCGAGAGAAGGGCACTAACCGTAGCCAGTTCTTTCGTGGAATGGTCGATAAATACAGTTGGGTCGATATTGGCAGTAGCTACTTGCCTTCAGAAATACAGTCAGCTTATTTGCAGGCTCA of Rheinheimera sp. MM224 contains these proteins:
- a CDS encoding TDP-N-acetylfucosamine:lipid II N-acetylfucosaminyltransferase; protein product: MKEICHLMYLDKFSKPFYLLIKNHFTSQPHHFITYGESVSDYVPDFSENHLTNRLSAFINAIPTLNRSDKVILHGAFSTKVLFYLMLQPWLWNKVYWVIWGKDLQFFNNRKRSISYVIRKFVLSRVKAYITYLPEDYEKAKCLINAKPVFRECIAYPSNVVSDFDDRDCERKKLKIIMVGNSADPSNSHVDVFDKLVGSKDEISKLIVPLSYGDKIYAAEIIEKGQAIFKDKFSPLTEMLPLNDYKKILKQIDLAFFNHDRQQAMGNTIYLLSLGKTVYMRENTPSWLFFESKGVVLKSIKDDELEYIAPSESMSNKRAIFKYFNEENLVKQWTAIFNE
- the rffA gene encoding dTDP-4-amino-4,6-dideoxygalactose transaminase, which translates into the protein MIPFNKPPVIGTEIDYISKALSSNKLCGDGAFGKSCQNWFESKLGCFKALMVPSCTHALELAALLIDLQPGDEVIMPSYTFVSTANPFVLRGAKIIFVDIEPDTMNIDVSKIENAITTKTKAIVPVHYAGVSCDMDSLMSIANQYGLIVIEDAAQGMLSTYKNRHLGTIGHLAAFSFHETKNYTSGGEGGLILINDSRFIERAEIIREKGTNRSQFFRGMVDKYSWVDIGSSYLPSEIQSAYLQAQLDSSEVIFKRRMAIWNRYYDALTAKAGDNGWNLPVIPENVTHNAHMFYIKCRDIDERERFIGHLKHNGIIAVFHYIPLHSAKAGRLFSKFSGLDEHTTKESERLVRLPLFFNMTDDEVEHVISTVTNFN